From the Cyanobacteria bacterium GSL.Bin1 genome, one window contains:
- the cas2 gene encoding CRISPR-associated endonuclease Cas2 → MAEPKHWYLICYDIRCQKRWRKAYKLLGGYGERVQYSIFRCWLSQRSREKLRWQLEQILTAEDELLFVRLSEQCVRGLSVYNREDAWSPQGEGYRII, encoded by the coding sequence ATGGCAGAACCAAAGCATTGGTACTTAATTTGTTATGATATCCGTTGCCAAAAGCGATGGCGCAAAGCCTACAAACTGTTGGGCGGTTATGGGGAACGAGTTCAGTATTCGATTTTCCGCTGTTGGCTATCTCAGCGATCGCGCGAAAAGCTACGCTGGCAGTTAGAACAAATTTTAACTGCAGAAGATGAACTCTTGTTCGTGCGTCTGTCGGAACAATGCGTTCGTGGGTTAAGCGTTTATAATCGTGAAGATGCTTGGTCACCTCAAGGAGAGGGCTATCGAATTATTTAA
- the cas1 gene encoding type I-MYXAN CRISPR-associated endonuclease Cas1, whose amino-acid sequence MTSVITPTTETKTIRVSALHALAYCSRLFYLEEVEELYTQDAAVFAGRRLHAELEKQEGEEWEDLYLESKELGLRGRVDALRTRDGQTIPYEHKRGRSHRDQNKQPQAWDSDRAQILAYCYLIESALGITVTEGRIRYHADNVLIHVPFDDEGRNTVKEAIKRANQLRVSPSRPPVTENERLCQRCSLAPVCLPEEARLAHNKEWEPIRLFPKDEEREVIHVLEPGTAVGRTGEQLKITRRGQSPEKIPVQQVGQLVLHSFSQISTQALHFCARQQVGVHFISGGGRYVGSFDTRQGSIQRRLGQYRALSNPEQCLALAKQLVKCRGQGQRKFLMRGRRGLKDVSAKLETVIKQMKALLKQVEKAQSLETLLGLEGNLASLYFSGLPCLIAREVPSSLRFSKRTRRPPEDRFNALLSFGYSLLIKDVTNAILAVGLEPALGFYHQPRSQAPPLALDLMEIFRVPLVDLIVIGSINRKQWEVEADFEVRGTQVWLSQSGREKFVGLYEHRKQESWKHPATGYSLTYRRLIELEVRLLEKEWLGEGGLFGQLNVR is encoded by the coding sequence ATGACATCAGTTATTACACCAACAACAGAAACAAAGACGATTCGGGTTTCGGCACTCCATGCCCTTGCTTATTGCTCCCGCTTATTCTACCTCGAAGAAGTGGAAGAACTTTACACCCAAGATGCTGCGGTGTTTGCGGGGCGACGACTCCATGCCGAGTTGGAAAAACAAGAAGGAGAAGAGTGGGAAGACCTTTATTTGGAAAGTAAAGAATTGGGATTGCGGGGGCGAGTGGATGCACTCCGTACTCGCGACGGTCAAACCATTCCCTATGAACATAAGCGGGGGCGTAGTCATCGCGATCAAAATAAACAACCCCAAGCCTGGGACAGTGATCGCGCACAAATTTTAGCTTATTGCTATCTGATTGAGTCAGCACTGGGAATTACGGTTACCGAAGGACGCATCCGTTATCATGCCGATAATGTTCTGATTCATGTGCCGTTTGATGATGAAGGGCGAAACACCGTTAAAGAAGCAATCAAACGAGCAAATCAGCTTCGAGTTTCTCCCTCTCGTCCACCGGTTACAGAGAATGAAAGATTGTGTCAGCGTTGTTCTCTCGCCCCGGTTTGTTTACCGGAAGAAGCGCGACTAGCTCACAACAAAGAATGGGAACCGATTCGCCTCTTCCCGAAAGACGAGGAACGAGAGGTCATTCATGTTCTCGAACCGGGAACGGCAGTGGGGCGTACTGGAGAACAGTTAAAGATTACTCGTCGCGGTCAATCCCCGGAAAAAATTCCCGTTCAACAAGTGGGACAGTTGGTTTTACATAGCTTCTCGCAAATTTCCACCCAAGCCCTTCATTTCTGCGCCCGCCAACAAGTAGGAGTTCATTTCATCTCAGGTGGCGGTCGCTATGTAGGTAGTTTTGACACGCGCCAAGGGAGTATTCAGCGCCGTCTCGGTCAGTACCGGGCGTTAAGCAATCCCGAACAATGCCTAGCTTTAGCCAAACAGTTGGTCAAATGTCGCGGTCAAGGACAGCGGAAGTTCCTGATGCGCGGTCGGCGGGGATTAAAAGACGTTTCGGCAAAGCTGGAAACGGTCATTAAACAGATGAAGGCGCTGTTGAAACAAGTTGAAAAAGCGCAGTCGTTGGAAACGTTGCTGGGATTAGAAGGAAATTTAGCGTCTCTTTATTTTTCCGGGTTGCCCTGCTTGATTGCACGAGAAGTTCCTTCCTCGCTACGGTTTTCTAAGCGAACCCGACGCCCCCCAGAAGACCGCTTTAATGCCTTGCTGAGCTTTGGTTACTCACTGTTGATTAAAGATGTGACCAATGCCATTTTAGCAGTGGGGTTAGAACCGGCTTTAGGATTCTATCATCAACCCCGTTCTCAAGCCCCTCCGTTGGCTTTGGATCTCATGGAAATTTTCCGGGTTCCGTTAGTGGATTTAATTGTTATCGGTTCCATTAATCGTAAGCAATGGGAAGTGGAAGCGGACTTTGAAGTGCGAGGAACACAAGTTTGGTTGAGCCAAAGTGGGAGAGAAAAGTTTGTCGGTTTGTATGAACACCGCAAGCAGGAAAGTTGGAAACACCCCGCAACGGGCTACTCCTTAACTTATCGTCGCCTAATCGAATTGGAGGTGCGACTTTTGGAAAAGGAATGGCTCGGAGAAGGCGGATTATTTGGTCAGTTAAATGTTCGATAG